The Hordeum vulgare subsp. vulgare chromosome 7H, MorexV3_pseudomolecules_assembly, whole genome shotgun sequence DNA window GGCCCAGCCAGTTGTCCATAGGGGAGGTTGGGATGCACTTGGTGTAGGAGTGCGAGATGATAGTATTATAGGTGAATAATTTTTTTAAGTGCATGTACTGACTAATACTTAAACAAACAGGCAAATTTTGAAATGACAAGCAAATAAGATGCACAAAATAAATTTCACAATACAAGTATTGCACTACTTGACAACAATCAGTGGCACGGAATTAGCTAATCAAAGTAAGCTATGTGTTCTTCTTTTCATCTTGAGTAGATCATAGTTTCATGTTCCAAATTGCTGGATATCAAAAGAAATACTATCGAATAAAGTCAAACTACAAAAGTCATAAGATCACCTTCTAAATATAAGGTTTGAGTCACAGCCAAAACAAAAGGGTGTTAGCTAATCATATGACACCAAATTTACTATGGCCAAATTGCAACCTACCTAAGGAAAGGTAGAGTTAATTCAGTTGGAGATAGGACACCATGTTGACTGGTCAAATAACAACGAAGGTGTAGTCTCCTTCTACACCAAACCACTTGTCAAACCACTTGTTCTATCAGAGCCATGGGAAATTATGCGCGATGTAAAATTCACATATTTCCCACTTGCAAAATCCTGTAGATCTTTAATTTTTAGAGAAACTGCGGGTGTTTTGTCCTCACATTTTCCTGCATGGCAAGAAAGAGATAATATGTCAAATTCACAAGTCTGATAAAGGTAATCAAGACGAAATAACCTACATAGTCAATTTAGTGATAGTTTATAGAAGCGACAATATCTCAACTATTGCTGAACTATTTCACCTTCTTTGTCCCAGTTCTGGGTAGCACATGGATACAGAAGTGATGATACACAATATATCAACTATTTCACGTTCCAGTCTTGTTTTTTCTCTATTTGCCGGCACGTTCCCGCCAATTGAGCTCACTTGTTTGGTGTGACTCTGCTAGCTAGGTGCTACAAATTGAGTTTTCCGTAATAATACTGTTTATTGTATTGTAGGAGCATATGCCAAGACATGTGGTTAGGCCATCTGATTACCTTATCTGCTGTATAATATTGTTTCCCATTTCTTTAGGTTatggtgggaaggaaaggaacaAAAGTTCTGACCAATGAGGCCGGTGAAGTCACAAGGCAAGCGGAAATTGTTTGCCCATCAATTTGTTTATCTGATTTATTCAAACTAGCTGTTGGGATGACTGCGTTTTGCGCTGCAGCAGTCTACTTGGAGATCAAGTATATACGTGAAAGGCAAGCAGCGttagaagaaaaaggatgattgagtgtcAGACGTGTCTTTAGTTTCCATGAGCAATCGTTACTATGATTGCTATGTCTCGTAGCTTGTATATGTCTCGACTTTGTGtaagtattttttttaaaaggaggaaGACCCCCGGCCTATGCATTTGAGCGATGCATGCACCCAttttgttatatgatggatgattttaattcgacttggagttttcttgatttgaatatgaaatagtgttggattaaatattggacaaataatttggttgaaaaggcccaacaaataaaaatgaaaccaagttctcgaacaaaaagttgctgaattgaaaaataaaaaaagaccaAAACTGAAACTGTACCAAATGTTATTGGGCACTAAAAGGTCAGGGCCCAagttataatgataaaaaaaattcgaTTTTTTTtactaaagtggctgtaaataggctaaggcccaaaaaaagcccaataagaaaaagcccaaaaaactaaaatcagcccatgtgatcaattaaaatgggttgggctgatttcaaccattacgttttgatttcgtcgtaattttgccacgtaggagtgagtttgattgccaacgatgatttaggatcgtcgtaaaggttatgacgatccaggaatcgtcgtaaaagttacgacaattttgatcaaaacatcgctgctgttcatttgtgacgctccgttttcgacgcttggtttttcgtcgtgagatcgtcgtaaattaaaaaccgtgacgatgtagtgtcctgtattagcatattccttgtagtgctgGGAtacatggagacgtgccatgacatcttgcggaaagcttcacccaggctcaaaaagacggacggatattttcaagacccaaggcttacgtggacagccacaagtcattatgggctctggcttggatggacaacgtggcgactctggacaggcggtgctagcagatgtagaagaacggtaggattggatgggcaccgacaggggatcagagggacccgttgaaagaccatgttttgatcatccggtcttcaa harbors:
- the LOC123408389 gene encoding uncharacterized protein LOC123408389 isoform X1, which translates into the protein MTLRRCLKKRLTTFCVEGPPCSWLFYYRLVPLGGFGRPMYEDGTTKAVLAASPGDEDAVRSKVMVGRKGTKVLTNEAGEVTRQAEIVCPSICLSDLFKLAVGMTAFCAAAVYLEIKYIRERQAALEEKG